The Ferrimonas balearica DSM 9799 genome includes the window ACGCAGGCCAGCAAAGAAAGGTTCAACACTTTCGCGAAATGCCAGTGTCAGCACCACGAACATGACGATGGCCATGCCAGAAATGGCAAACACACGGTTGTGGATATCCAATCCCAACGGACCGACTTTGAGGGCAATGTTGTCCTGCCCGATTTGATAATCCGTATCGATCGCCCTGACTTTACCGTCAGGGCGCTGAATACCACCGTTATTATCGCTCACGTTGTACTCCTTTGGTGCGATCTGCGTTGAACAGGTTGGGACCTGTATCAAACCGGTTGTGGTTGGCTTCGGTTCTCTCCGTTTTTGTCAGTTGGTTGAGAGCCGATGTGTTGCCAGAAAACCGCCTGAGAGTCGTTCTCAGGCATTAATGGTTTGTCCCACTGGTGCGGACTTCTGAATCCCCTTCGGTAGCCACCGAAGCGCAAAGTCAGCCGCCTTACCGTTGGCGCAGTCGCGGTTGTTGTTGCTTGAATCACGATCCCGATTTGGCTAAGCAAACCGGGGTCACATTTCTTAAGGGTCCGGATTATCTGTCGTGATGCATCCATAACGCAACATAAATGTGCCGCCAAGTTGTTGAGGTTAGGGCGGTGTTGCATGGCTGTTATTGTGGTGATAGTGAACACGACTGATTCGGTCGGTTTTATGGGGCGTGGTGCAGGAATGGCGGTTCGCAGGGCACCCGCTTATCGCTTTGCGGTGTTAACGCGTTAACACCCGGGGGGGGGGACGGTGCGCTCGACGCACTCGCTTCGATGTGCAGATTTAAGGTGATTGCCACTCTGGTTTCCCAGCGGATGTGTGGACATTACTCCGGGCCCTCTTATCTCTAGCGAGCGCGCATTTTAACGCAAAACGGCCACCAGGTGGTGGCCGATTTGGGACGAGTGGTTAAGATTTAGTCTCGCTTTTTCAGCATCATCATCTGATAGCCGTATTGGCCGAGGTACTGTTCATAGATGGCAATTTCCCGGGCGATGTCCTTGAGCGCAGCAGAGTCGGGCATCTGCGGCTGCAACTCAGACAGTCGTGCTTTCAACGGCTGATAGTAGTTGTCCCAGGCAGCCTGACTTAAGGCAAAGTGGTCAACCACCTGGTAGCCCGCGGCTTCAGCCTGGGCCAGGCGGGTGTCCACGCTCTGCATATCCGGGTACTCCTGGGCAAAGAACGCCTCAGCCGCCTCGCTGCGTTCATCGGTAAGCCACACCATATCGCTCAGCATCAGTATGCCGCCGTCCTGAAGCAGTGGCCGCCACTGCGACAGGGCTTTTGACACCCCCATAATGTAGGCGCTGCCTTCAGCCCAGATCAGGTCAAAGCTGCCGGGTTCAAACGGCAGGTCGGTCATGCTGGCGCAGACCGGTTCGACCCGTTCAGCCAAACCGGCCTGCTGCAGCATCTCGGTCAGGCGCGCCAGTGCCGACGGTTCATTGTCGACGGCGGTGATGGTGGCCTGAGTGTCGCTGGCTAGAATGGTGGTGGCCAGGCCTTTGCCGCAACCCACTTCAAGGATGGCGGAGGGCGTGTGGGGCACCCGACTCAGGGCGCGTCGGGTTTCCGTTTCGCTGCCGGGGCCCCAACGGTCGAGGGTTTCGAAGGCTGCCATAAAGTCAGCCATGTATTGTTCGTGTTCGTTCATGTCTTTTGATAACCATTTCAGTCGCAGGGCCTCTTTCTCGTTGAAACCCTGCTTCATTAACCAATCCAGGTGCGCGTCCGGGGCAACCCGGTCCACGCTCTCGTGCCACGCCTTGAGATCCCCCTGGCCCAGCAGGGCGGCCAGTAAGTCACGGGATTGCTGCTTCTGCGCCAGTTCCTGGTCCAACTGCTGCAGGCGTTGTTGCAGCAGTGGCCGGTCAATCCGGGCATCCAGACAGGCCTGGCACTCCTTCAGGGTGAGGCCCCCGGCCTGCAGCTTCTGAATCAGGCGCACCCGTTGCAGATCCTGATCGCTGTAGAGTCGGTAGCCGTTGGCCTGACGTTGCCCCTGGATCAGGCCCTGCTTCTCGTAATAAAGCAGGGCGGTACGGGATAACCCGACCTGCTGGGCCAGTTCGGAGATGCGGTACATGGGCAAGGCCCTCGTTGTCTGTCACTGTGGCGACTTTAAACTATGAAGCTGTAGACAGGTCAAGCGGGTCTGACCATGTGCAGGGCAAAAAAAACGGCGCCATGGGGCGCCGTTTTTCGAAGGGTCATATCAGAGATTCAGTTGCCACCGCTTTAGCGGCGCCTTGCCGTCGATACCCCGGCCCCAGCGGTCCAGGCTGTCGAGGCGAATCACCCTGACGTTGTCAATCCCTTCCAGCAGGGTGGCGGGCACATCACCGGCACTGAGCACCACCAGGGCGCCTTCCTCTTGGGCCAGCACTTTCAGTTCGGCTTTATCCTGTTCGGTCCAGGTCAGGGCGGGTTTACTGTTGCGCGCCAGCACGAACAGGCCGTTACCGCTGATGAAATCTTCCAGCCGATCATCCAGCACCACCACCGCATCCACACCGGCATTGAGCAGCGCTTGTTGCTGTTGCTGCTGCAACTGGGCGATGGCCTGCTTCAGCCCCGCCTGGTTGGCGCTGATCTTGTCAGCGTGGTTGGGGTACAGCGCTTTGAGATCGCTGGCCAGGATGTCGGTCATGCGGGACAGGTTGGCCGGGTTAAGCCAGACGTAGGGCGAGATCTCGCCGCTTTCCATCTCCCGCGTTACCACGGCGCTGCCTTTTGGGGTCAGGGCGCGGCTGGCGTCCAGCTCAATGGCGCGGATGTTGTGGGCACGGACGTGAGGGTAGAGCGGGTCCGCCGGCCACACGGAGCTGATGGTGATCACCGCATCGGCATCACGGGCGGCTTTGGCCACAGCCTCGCTGCCCTGTCCGGAGAACCAGGCAGGCAGTCGGCTGAGGCCATAACGACGGGGCGGCAGATATTCCACCTTAACCCCGGTGCCATCGGTCAGTTCAGTGGCCACCATATAGGTGGCGGGCAGGTGGGTCAGTAGGGCCGCCTGGCCGGGCAGTGCCAGCAGCAAGGCGGAACAGGCAATCAGAGCACGCAACATAGGGATTATCCTTTGACGACGATGCGGTAGCCGGTGGCCGCCAGAAAGGCGGTGGCCGACAGCAGAATGATGGCGGCGCCGGACGGAATGGGCAGGCCCATCTCCATCGGCAACAGGGTGCCAAGCACACAGGCCAACGTGGCCAGCAGGGCAGACAGGCGGACAAAGGCGCCCATATCCCGGGTCAGCAGGCGGGCGGTGGCGCCGGGGATCAACAGCAGCGCCCCCACCAGAACTGCGCCGATGATCTTCACGGCGGCAATGGTGATCAGGGTGATCATCACCACAAACAGGTAGTCATAAATGGCGGTTTGCCAGCCACGTACCCGCGCCAGATCGGGACTGATGCAGGTCAGCAGCATCCGGTTAAAGGTGGGCACAAAGAACACCGCAATCAGCAGGGTGGCGACCACCAGCAGCAGGATGTCGGCGTCGGTCACGGTCAGGATGGAACCAAACAGCACGTTTTCCAGCAGGTGGATGTTGATCTTGCGGGCCACAAACATCAGCAGCGCGGCGCCACCGGCCAGGGCCACGGCCAGGAACACGCCCACCAGGGTGTCATAGGGCACGTTGGTGCGGTTGCGGATGTAGTGCAGCAGCAGGGCGAAGATCATGCAGAAGCAGAACAGCCCAATCATCGGATTGTCGGTGGGCTCACCCAGCAGGATGCCAATCGCCACGCCGGTCAGGGCTCCGTGTCCTACCGCTTCAGAGAAGAAAGCCAGGCGCTTGGCGATCACCAGGGTGCCCAACGCGCCGAGGATCGGGCCGATAAACAGCGCCGCCACCAGAGCGTTGACCAGAAATCCATAACCAAAACTTTCCGGCAGGTAGCCGGCTGCGGCGCCGTTGGCGGCCAGTTCACGTAACCATTCCATCAGGCCACCTTACGACTGTGGTGCTGGAACAGGTTGGCCAGCTTGTGGGGGGCCAGCACCTGATCGGCCGGGCCGGAGTCGACGATCTCGCGGTTGACGACGTGCACCATCGGATTAGGCAGGCGACGTACGGCCCCGACATCGTGGTGAACGCACATCAGGGTGCAGCCGCGCTGGTTCAGATCGGCAATCAGGTCATCGAGGTAGCGCACGCCGGTCTCGTCCATGCCAGTGGTCGGTTCATCGAGGATCAGCAACTGGGGCTGGTCCAGCAGGGCCTGGGCAAACAGCACACGCTGCTGTTCACCGCCGGACAGCTGGCCCATGCGGCGGTCGGCCCGTTCGGCCATGCCAACCCGCTCCAGCTGGGCCAGCACCTGCTGTCGCTCTTTGCTGGCGCGACGCCAGAACAGCGGGCGGCGGCTCAGGTTCAGCAGCACAAAATCCATTACGGTCAGGGGCAGGCTGGACTCAAACGCCGCTGATTGGGGCACATAGCCGATTGCACCGGGACGATCCGGCCAGTGAATGGTGATGTCGCCGGTAAAGGGGGTGAGGCCCAGGATGGAGCGCAGCAGCGAGGTTTTTCCGCCGCCGTTGGGTCCCATCAGCACATGGCAGCAACCGGCTTCGAAGGTGTGGTCGATGTCCGACAACACCCGCTCGGGGCCGTACTGCAGGGACAGCCCGGTCAGTTCAATGCTGGGTCCGCTCATCAGGATTCGCCTTTTGCCGCAAAGCGGATCGCTTCCACCAGGGTGTTGAGGTTTTGCTGGGTTTCCAGGGCCACTTTATCGGTTTCAAACGGGCCGTGAGTCATGTGGGAGAACTGGTACAACTGCACGCCGGTGGCTTCTTCGATGGTGTCGACAAAGCGGTTGGGCATATCCAGTTCGTAGAACAGCACGTTGATGCCGGAGGCCTTGATGCGGTCGATGGTGTCCTGCAGCTGGCTGGCGGAAGGTTCTACGCCGTGGGCCGGTTCAATCACCGCGTCCACACCAATACCAAACTCCTGCAGCAGGTAGCCGTAGGCGTTGTGGGTGGTGGCCACCTTGATGTTGCTGGTGTCCAGCTCGGCAATCTGGGTGAGGGCGTCCTGTTTCATGGCGCGCAGTTTACCGGCGAAGGCCCGGGCATTTTTGCGGTAGGCGCGGGCGTTTTCCGGGTCCAGTTCACCCAGTTCCCGGGCGATGGTGTAGACCTTTTGAATGGTGGTGTTGATGCCGACGAAGCTGTGGGCGTTCACCGCACCATCGCCAACAGCAGCGCCCATGGCGGGCAGCAGAGCCACTTCCTGGTTGGCATAGATGATGTGCAGGTCCGGGCGGTTGGCTGCCTGAATCACCTGCATGGCAAAATCGTCGTGGCCAATGCCATTGACCACAAAGGCATCCATTTCTGCCAGTCGGCGCATATCCTGAGGCTGTGCCTGATAGTTGTGGGGATTAAACCCCGCGTCCACCAACGGCAGGATGGTGACGTGGTCACCGGCCACCTGGGAGACGTAGCTGTAGTAGGGATGCAGGGCCACGCCAACGGTCAGTTTTGCCTGAGCGGGCAGGGCCAGCGCCAGGCCGGCAAGCAGCGTAACAAGTGCGCGCATCAGTGATCCTTATGAGAGTGTGAAGGGTGTGAAACCAGTTGCTGACAGCCGTTCGCTTTTAGGGCGTTGTCATCGAAGGCCCGGGGGGCGT containing:
- a CDS encoding metal ABC transporter permease codes for the protein MEWLRELAANGAAAGYLPESFGYGFLVNALVAALFIGPILGALGTLVIAKRLAFFSEAVGHGALTGVAIGILLGEPTDNPMIGLFCFCMIFALLLHYIRNRTNVPYDTLVGVFLAVALAGGAALLMFVARKINIHLLENVLFGSILTVTDADILLLVVATLLIAVFFVPTFNRMLLTCISPDLARVRGWQTAIYDYLFVVMITLITIAAVKIIGAVLVGALLLIPGATARLLTRDMGAFVRLSALLATLACVLGTLLPMEMGLPIPSGAAIILLSATAFLAATGYRIVVKG
- a CDS encoding metal ABC transporter solute-binding protein, Zn/Mn family; the protein is MRALVTLLAGLALALPAQAKLTVGVALHPYYSYVSQVAGDHVTILPLVDAGFNPHNYQAQPQDMRRLAEMDAFVVNGIGHDDFAMQVIQAANRPDLHIIYANQEVALLPAMGAAVGDGAVNAHSFVGINTTIQKVYTIARELGELDPENARAYRKNARAFAGKLRAMKQDALTQIAELDTSNIKVATTHNAYGYLLQEFGIGVDAVIEPAHGVEPSASQLQDTIDRIKASGINVLFYELDMPNRFVDTIEEATGVQLYQFSHMTHGPFETDKVALETQQNLNTLVEAIRFAAKGES
- a CDS encoding metal ABC transporter ATP-binding protein, producing the protein MSGPSIELTGLSLQYGPERVLSDIDHTFEAGCCHVLMGPNGGGKTSLLRSILGLTPFTGDITIHWPDRPGAIGYVPQSAAFESSLPLTVMDFVLLNLSRRPLFWRRASKERQQVLAQLERVGMAERADRRMGQLSGGEQQRVLFAQALLDQPQLLILDEPTTGMDETGVRYLDDLIADLNQRGCTLMCVHHDVGAVRRLPNPMVHVVNREIVDSGPADQVLAPHKLANLFQHHSRKVA
- a CDS encoding MerR family transcriptional regulator; the encoded protein is MYRISELAQQVGLSRTALLYYEKQGLIQGQRQANGYRLYSDQDLQRVRLIQKLQAGGLTLKECQACLDARIDRPLLQQRLQQLDQELAQKQQSRDLLAALLGQGDLKAWHESVDRVAPDAHLDWLMKQGFNEKEALRLKWLSKDMNEHEQYMADFMAAFETLDRWGPGSETETRRALSRVPHTPSAILEVGCGKGLATTILASDTQATITAVDNEPSALARLTEMLQQAGLAERVEPVCASMTDLPFEPGSFDLIWAEGSAYIMGVSKALSQWRPLLQDGGILMLSDMVWLTDERSEAAEAFFAQEYPDMQSVDTRLAQAEAAGYQVVDHFALSQAAWDNYYQPLKARLSELQPQMPDSAALKDIAREIAIYEQYLGQYGYQMMMLKKRD
- a CDS encoding metal ABC transporter solute-binding protein, Zn/Mn family, which encodes MLRALIACSALLLALPGQAALLTHLPATYMVATELTDGTGVKVEYLPPRRYGLSRLPAWFSGQGSEAVAKAARDADAVITISSVWPADPLYPHVRAHNIRAIELDASRALTPKGSAVVTREMESGEISPYVWLNPANLSRMTDILASDLKALYPNHADKISANQAGLKQAIAQLQQQQQQALLNAGVDAVVVLDDRLEDFISGNGLFVLARNSKPALTWTEQDKAELKVLAQEEGALVVLSAGDVPATLLEGIDNVRVIRLDSLDRWGRGIDGKAPLKRWQLNL